The Aureitalea marina genome includes a window with the following:
- a CDS encoding sugar porter family MFS transporter — protein sequence MKDKLWLWSVTAALAGFLFGFDTVVISGADQRLQELWDSSDAFHGTVVMAMALWGTVIGAIFGSFPTNKWGRKKTLLAIGILYTVSALGSAFANDPFTFAFFRFIGGLGVGASTIAAPAYITEISPADKRGRLVALYQFNIVLGILIAFISNFLLSGMGGNSWRWMLGVEAIPALIYTLLVLTIPKSPRWLLTKGKEEEALKVMKLVYPDRNFEEFVEEVSGDRHQERSKESIFMRKYRFPLILAFLIAAFNQFSGINAFLYYAPRIFEEAGLGESTALLSSIGIGVTNLVFTLLGMFLIDRLGRKKLMYMGSVGYIISLSLVSAAFFLNWEGLAVPIFLFLFIASHAIGQGAVIWVFLSEIFPNHLRAHGQAFGCSTHWVLAALIPSFVPLLFSSIGAGVVFMIFAILMVLQLLFVAFMMPETKGVPLEELSKKLIRSEN from the coding sequence ATGAAAGATAAACTTTGGTTATGGTCTGTTACCGCCGCTCTGGCGGGTTTTTTATTTGGCTTCGATACGGTGGTGATCTCGGGTGCAGACCAGCGGTTGCAAGAACTTTGGGACTCTTCCGATGCTTTTCACGGTACAGTGGTAATGGCTATGGCATTGTGGGGAACGGTTATCGGTGCAATTTTTGGGAGCTTCCCAACCAATAAATGGGGTAGGAAAAAGACCTTATTGGCCATAGGGATACTCTACACCGTTTCAGCTCTGGGGAGTGCGTTTGCTAACGATCCGTTTACTTTCGCTTTCTTTCGTTTTATAGGCGGCTTGGGTGTAGGTGCATCTACCATAGCTGCCCCGGCTTATATCACAGAAATATCACCTGCCGACAAACGTGGAAGATTGGTTGCTCTGTATCAATTCAACATCGTTCTGGGTATTCTGATCGCATTTATTTCTAATTTCCTTTTAAGTGGCATGGGCGGAAATTCGTGGCGATGGATGCTTGGGGTCGAAGCCATCCCCGCGCTGATCTACACCCTACTCGTTCTTACAATACCGAAGAGTCCTCGTTGGTTATTGACCAAAGGAAAGGAAGAAGAAGCCCTGAAAGTTATGAAGCTGGTTTATCCCGATCGGAACTTCGAGGAATTCGTGGAGGAAGTTTCCGGGGACAGGCACCAGGAGCGAAGCAAGGAAAGCATATTTATGCGCAAGTACAGATTTCCCTTAATATTGGCTTTTTTGATCGCGGCCTTCAATCAATTCTCCGGGATCAACGCCTTCTTGTATTACGCACCAAGGATATTCGAAGAGGCTGGTTTAGGTGAAAGTACCGCCTTGCTCAGCAGTATTGGTATAGGCGTTACTAATTTGGTCTTCACCTTGTTGGGTATGTTCCTGATAGATCGATTAGGTCGAAAGAAACTGATGTACATGGGATCGGTGGGCTACATCATTTCCTTATCGCTGGTATCGGCCGCGTTCTTTCTGAATTGGGAGGGTTTAGCGGTGCCCATCTTTCTCTTTTTGTTCATAGCTTCCCATGCCATTGGTCAAGGTGCAGTGATCTGGGTGTTTCTGTCTGAGATCTTTCCCAATCATCTGCGGGCCCATGGACAAGCATTTGGATGTTCGACTCACTGGGTGCTCGCGGCTTTAATACCTTCTTTTGTGCCTCTGCTTTTTTCTAGTATAGGTGCGGGTGTTGTCTTTATGATCTTCGCAATTCTCATGGTTTTACAGCTATTATTTGTCGCCTTTATGATGCCCGAAACAAAAGGAGTTCCCTTAGAAGAGCTCAGTAAGAAACTCATTCGATCGGAGAACTAG
- a CDS encoding carbohydrate kinase family protein, translating into MKPQSRIFCFGEVLWDVFPDNSRIGGAPLNVATKLATFGHQVFMVSAVGRDKEGDEILEFLEERNVISKFVKTHPELSTGKVLVQLDEEGKASYQIVHPVAWDDITVNKIDMEEMGHIDLLVFGSLACRDKRSRRGLQLLMEQAEFKVLDINLRAPHYQYELLIDMMQKADFVKFNDEEIIEISRELGRTGDFENLARELARQFQIDAVCVTLGEDGAILLYQGKYFHHPGFKVQVRDTVGAGDSFLATILNELLSGNDPKSALTKACAMGAMVASKDGANPEILSTELFNFLQDADI; encoded by the coding sequence GTGAAGCCTCAGAGTCGTATATTTTGCTTTGGTGAGGTGTTGTGGGATGTATTTCCTGACAACAGCAGAATAGGTGGTGCTCCTCTGAATGTAGCCACTAAACTGGCAACTTTTGGTCATCAGGTCTTCATGGTAAGTGCCGTTGGCCGCGATAAAGAGGGAGATGAGATCCTGGAGTTTCTGGAAGAGCGCAATGTAATCTCCAAATTCGTTAAAACTCACCCTGAACTTTCAACAGGTAAGGTACTCGTCCAGCTGGATGAGGAAGGAAAAGCGAGTTATCAGATCGTTCATCCGGTTGCCTGGGATGATATTACAGTAAATAAGATCGACATGGAGGAAATGGGCCATATTGATTTGCTGGTATTCGGCTCTCTGGCCTGTAGGGATAAGCGTTCACGGAGAGGTTTGCAGTTACTTATGGAGCAGGCAGAGTTCAAGGTGTTGGACATTAATCTTCGGGCTCCACATTACCAGTATGAGTTGTTGATCGATATGATGCAGAAGGCGGACTTTGTGAAATTCAATGACGAAGAAATAATCGAAATAAGCAGAGAGTTGGGGCGGACCGGCGACTTTGAAAACCTGGCCAGGGAGTTAGCCAGACAGTTTCAAATTGATGCGGTCTGTGTTACCCTAGGGGAGGACGGAGCAATATTGCTTTATCAAGGAAAGTACTTCCACCATCCTGGGTTCAAAGTACAGGTCAGAGATACGGTTGGGGCGGGAGATTCTTTCCTGGCCACCATACTCAATGAATTGTTGTCAGGTAATGATCCAAAATCGGCCCTCACTAAAGCCTGTGCAATGGGTGCGATGGTGGCGTCAAAAGACGGTGCAAATCCCGAGATTTTATCCACGGAACTGTTTAACTTTTTGCAAGATGCTGATATTTAG